The following DNA comes from Epinephelus lanceolatus isolate andai-2023 chromosome 1, ASM4190304v1, whole genome shotgun sequence.
gcacttatacactcaaaatattaagtgtaagtacagaagtacacgATTTGAGAGACAGCAATACAGTGCAAGAGCGATGTTGACTGATAGCCTTGTCATCCTGTCTCTACTTGTGTGTCAATGCCTCATTCATAAATGTTAACATTGTGAATACATCATTCCATCACATACTGCAGTCCTTGCTGTCGGTTTCTTAAATTTTCTGACTCCCACAAACTCTAACAAACAGTGCAGAATTCGTCTAAGCGGAACCagtgtcaccatgtttctttttgccAAGCTTGTCGgacttagcaacagtaactaaggggggcaTAATTTAGGATTGGTAAATTGAGTTAGCTGCAAGTAACACTGTGCTGTACCTTAACAAACTATCAAAGGCAAATAAAGAAGAAAGGGCTGATTTGAAGTGCATTTgagaacataaacacacacaccaagaaaTAGTTTCTCTATGCTAACAAAGGCTAAATAAAATGCGGATTCTGGtgataatatattttaatagaaGATATAAATCAGAGCAacttaaatgaatgaatgtggaAACTTTTCAGGGAGGCGCCTGGCAGTGTCAGAGACCCGTGTGGGTCCCCGGACCCCTCTTGGAGAATCACTGCTCTGCTGAGAATTAATAAGCATAGTGCTGCTCCCAGTTTATACCTGAGGACACAGTTCAACAGCTGTTGAACTTTAAagttatgtgttgttgttgtttttatatggatttaaaaaaaagaacacgtTATTTAGTGATCTGTGGAGGATTTGgcattcttttttgtttgtttgtttatttgtttgttttacctaTGGAAAAAGCCACACTAGCAGTTTGCTCCTTTTAATTTCAGTGCTAAAATAAGAATTTTTTGTAGTTGTTGAGATAGTTCCAATAGACTTGAACATGAATGTTCATGCTTGACTTTGGGATTAGTATTTGTGGCGTAATAATCTTAACTCAAAGGGGCATTTGCTATatttttcaagccaaaacaagaGCTAGTACGTGGACTTGGCAACGTTACACACGTCTGTTTGTTTAACCTTATACAACGGATTCTTCTGTATGTGTTTTCAGTGCATTGTTCAGGTCAGACACATAACTGTGCTGCTCACCCCTGGAGCTCTCCTCCCCTTTATTCTCTTCAGTCCACTACAGCGATGTAGTGGTGATACTTTTATTATCACAGACCCAGTCATTCATGAGACTTCATCTGTGAAACTCTACGGCATTATCAATGGTGCTGACACTTATTTCTCAGACACAAATCTCTCAAAGTTGATTTTCTTACTGGTCtggtatattttttatattttcatataatATTTCATGTAGTCAGTGGGTATTTTACAACATACATCTTACATTAAACCAAATATACATGCCTCCACGGCAGTTCAGCTACCTGGTGCTTGAATTTATATTGCAAAGCCCAAAGTGCCTTAAacactacttttactttttaggTGTAGTATTTCCTTGGATTACAATATTGATGAGGGTTTCTTTATTTGTAACTTTTATGActttaaatgtatgtaataaAATACTTTCTGGGGCAATatggcttgtgtgtgttcattatGTGTTCTTTTAAGTAAAAatattggacttttttttttactcttcatTGACTACAGACAAACAGTATGGTGATAAATGGACATAGATGACTTAATATTCTTTTACAATGGTGACTTACACAATCTCCAGGAATTCCACAGCCGCCTCAACTCCAGCAGTGACCGTGTTGAACTTTCATTGGTGTACAGTCAGAGTGAAGAAAAACTTTTTAGatcttaaaataacaaaatcatCCTCTGGGAATCTGCACTCCACAATTTTCCACAAGGATACAGGCCACAATACCACTCTGAATGCTGACAGCTTCCACCCTccatacttttttaaaaacatcccaTTTGGACAATTCCAGCATCTTCAACACATTTGCAACCAGGAGGAAGACTTCAACTTCAAAGCTGCAGAAATGAAGACACGTTTTGCTGAGCGTGGGTATAAAAACAAGGACTTGGATGCATCATATCTTAAAGTCAATGCCATGGACAGAAAAAGCCTTTTGTACAAAAAACATAGACCACCACAGAagtcaaacatttattttgtgtcgaCTTATAGTAAACAATTTGTCCAGATTCGAAATATTATCAAACGCAGTTGGAACATAGCCTACTACACAGTGACTCACTTTTGAAAACTCTGTTCCCTGAACCACCTGCTGTTGTTTCTAAAAGGGCCCCCCTTACAAGACAAACTAGTCCACAGTTACTTGACACCCAAAACTACTTGGCTTTACAAACACAAACCTGTGGGTAACTTTCCCTGCGGCAACTGTTCCCACTGTGAGAATGTGTCTAAAACAGACAGGTTTGGAGATGTATTTACTAACAAGATTAATCATTTGCCAACTGTAATACTTCTTTTTTGGTGTACTGTCTTGAATGTCCCTGTGGACTTTTTTATGTTGGGAGAACCAAAAGAAGATTCAAGGACAGACTCGGGGAGCACAAAACTGCCATTCGTACAAGAAACCCTAACTATCCCATGGCTGTTCATTATGATCAAGCAGGACATGGGAGTCCTTCCTCCCTAAAAGTGGTTGCTATTGAAATTATACCTAACCATATAAGAGCTGGTGACAGACTGAAAAAACTCAGCGAGAAACATTTTGGATTGTCACTTTAAAGGCCACTGAGACCCCAGGTCTTAATGATGAGATTGACTTTTTGCTGTTTCTCTGATTCCCAGTAGATATTGAAACTTGATGTATTGTAACTTGTGTATTGAAAATCCTTATTATTTTCTGTACAGCAGTCTACATTAATGTATATAAGGTAtggttaaaaaacacaacattattgCTTTCCTAAAATCACATTTGgcaaaacattatttatttaaaataaatgtatgccTGTATATTTAGCTACTTTAGGGATATtagacattattattattggacATGATCTACTGATGTGGGGGATCTTTGTCTccttgttgtgtgttgttgttgttttttccacatgtttacatgttctctgTGATTTTTCTGCggggtattccatcaagcaggctaaaggcaaatccaggcttaaatggccaagtctggctaatgtgagccagagttctgttccatcaaagtggctaagattagcctcacatcggtaaccatggaaaccatgATTCTGGCTAAGCCTGATACATTGAGCTAAACTCCGGTTTCCGTTCCATCAAACTGAGCCACAACTCCGTTCCATCAAGGTGGTTAACCTGAATCCCAGcctagtaaccatggtaacttatgctgccAGGCAATCCTGGTCTGTAGCAGGATTGAGGTGAGGATTAGCTCCATCTAtgatcaaaaaatgttcaatagacaagaacagacacctaaaagacagttctaataattataaaataatatctagatcataaaatatataacataattaataaaaataaaagctattaaaaaacaaattaaaatgtaataaaaataagataattaaaaaaaacacttacaacagtaaagccaaaatcaatttaataaaaacaaaactataataaaatgaaactgaggcattaaaaaaaagattgtacaTGAGTATGTGATTGCCCTCTCATCCCCACCCCACTCTGTTTCCCACTGGCTAGCAAATTCACAGCCAATTAAGGTCAACTGACAACGtccagagaaggagagggacacacccagagagacacagagacagagcaagagagagtaaATTAGGAAATAATGGCATGCCCCTTCATCGAGGATCCTGTTGATGAGGAGGCCCACATTGTTCAGTGGGCCTTCCAACCACCACCAGCCCCAAGGGTCTTCCAGGACAGGACCAACCCATTGATACACACAGACTCCTGTCTGTGGGAGAGGTACCGGTTCAGCAGGCAAAGCATAGTGTATCTATGCAGTTTGCTGGAACTACACATTATAAAGGTCACATACCGCAGCCTGTCTCTGACCACTGTGCAGTCAGTCTGTATTGCACTGAGGTTCTTTGCTAGCGGTACATTCCTGTATAGTGTTGGTGATGCTGAGAGGCTAATTaaggcaactgtttgcagagaggtaaaaagggtgtattttctattcattttgattatttctagCATCACCATACATCATGCATAGGGCTTGATTTGCTCACATTAACATaggttatcttttatatttatgaattaaccatgacacaaagcaaccacattaaaatgggacacacaccattgtggtttgtctgttcctcaTCCTATAGCACATGCCAtacatttaaggggattttccttattttgatataataagGGATAGAGCTTACAATTGACTCCCAAATGATGAGAAACAGATAATTGATTCACTATGACCTGCATTCACTTAATagttttcctcatctccactgaacTGATGGATTTGCTAAATGGAATTTTCTACAGTCAATagataaatgtaatgtgattatttcctataaactgatcatttcgGAAATGTCATAATCTACAATCAATTATGTGATAATTGCAATGATTCacataaaatagtttgattaaatgcatcatctgaaatatacataggaatcagtagataaatgtgataaatagtctatcactaatattaatttacacatttggTGAATTTCACTAGGCATACTTGAACTGTTAGATTTAATAGGCGTTCTtatctacatatattttgtccctttgatgcGGGATTTATATAACATGACATTATGCTGACatgctgaattttctttgtcacttgcGCATTAAGCCTGTCGGCAGTATTCCGCCACGCCACCTGCCTTGCTTTATTAATTGCTGCAGTATTGCCTTTGTTCGTAATCATGTCCTTATAGTCCTCATACACTTGCATAAGGAGCGTTTGCTCCGCCGTAGGAAAAGCCTCCGCTCgctcctttcctttgcttttttgacattttacaacattttcGGCACTTGACTAGTTtgggctttttattttccctgggcGCGTGCATGAGTTGAAGTTTAACAGGTGAGGCTTGAATTAGCGTCAACTGGAGCCACCAGATTTCACTTGATGGAACGGGTTGGAGCTAGATTGGGAGTTGGCGTTTAGTCAAACTTCAAGATTACACCTTAGTCTGGATATTCTTGGCTACGTTGATTGAATACCCCCCTGGTGTTTTCCCCATCTTTTTTTGACACATCCACATGGCATACACCTTTAGCGCCCTCTGCTGTTTATATATTGGTGTCAAACAGAATGCCAACCTCACCTGAATATATTTGAGATTGATTAGTTGTTTGTCAGACCCTGAAGAAGACTTTTGGTCTGTTTTGTTGCCTTTGCTCAAATAAAgttactttatatatttttacctGAAGACGGAGTGCCTCAGCATTTTTTCCTTGGTTGTCTGCATTTTTTACAAACAGCAAGACCTCCTTGGTTTTTGTTCCATATCAGTTCACCTACTTTACTAAAGAGCCCCTGTCGAGTCAGAGCCTTGTTTGTCCAAGCAGcgcttccttccttctttctttttcaaaatatgGTGATAAATATTTGATTTGCTTGCTGTGGAGTTTTGTCTACTCAAACTGTTGTCACTGTTtcacttttgtgcctttttaagtgtttaaaattttaatgttttcaccTTATTTTTAACAGCAGCCCGCAGGCATTATACAAAAGGGGcgatgtttatttatttatttgtttaaatgtattcatttctCTTTGTTCCATGACTATTTTCTTTACTGATTAATGTGACGATTTGTTTGATAATCGTCTCTTCGATTAAACATTAGAAAACTCCCAGGATTCAATGTAAtatatttcttgttttgttttaccaacAAAATCcacagatattcagtttactgtaaagaccaagaaaagcagcaaatattAATGTAATAATCTGGACTCATCAACTTCAACAATTAATTActgatcaaaatagttgccgtttaattttctgtcaatgaCCTTATTAATCAATTGGAAAATTGTTGCAGCGCTGGGGCCCTTTGCACAAAAGTAGGATTCAGACATCCTGGGGCCTGTTGTTCGAAACCTAGATAAGGGATTAAGCCGGGATATGTTGGTTATCCTGGCTTAATTTAGCGTTGATTCAGTTGTTCGAAAGCAGAGGCACATATGTTGCCATGGATATTTATTCTGTGCACTTagcctggtcccgaccaggctAACAGCCAGGCCTGGTGCCTTATCTGACCAGTCAGCTGTCACTGCGATCagaaatcaatgtgttttactgtcatttcatgttcttatgtatgtatttgcctcatttttgaacaaaatacattaagcttacaataataaaaaaaaccttaacatttaaaacattatttttgtcataGCCCAaacatactttgacatgcacatATCTTTACCAATAAAAGGATTAATTGTTGGAATAAACATACAAGTAGGTGTATTTGGCATTAACACAATTAGTGGTTATTAGGTATCACAACTGTATGACCTTCCCAAATTATATTCCCAGTTAAGTGGACCAATAACTCGAGTGTACTTTACATCAATGAATGAAagatgaaaccacaatattctttgacttcattttatttaaatgaaaaatactgtaatcagtcactgtctgctttgagctgtggagagaaagagagaaataacattgattaatacattgcatcacagtcatgcttacaatgtgcattaaaaatTACTTACTTCTTTCTGTAGTTTCTTAATTTCCAAGTCCAATTTCCTtaaggtttttcttttaatttgtcaatTTGTCTTACACTACAAGACAATCCAAAGTCAGACAGTCCACATAACACCAATGGTTgattaatgaattaataaaatgaTTGATTCCATGTACAGTATACTGGAATAATGTACCTTGTATGAAAAGGGCGGTGCACCCCCTTGTGATTATATGTTTTACCTCTTCATAAGTGTCCATGATGAGACGCTGCTCACTGGGTGAGAAGTAGGCTATGCGGCACGTGCCCTCTCCATTGCTGCATCGGTGAATCTGTGATCGATCTCGGGGTCTATTTAAGAAAGCCGTGGACACGCACTCACCTGAATAAGTTACACCTGGCTTGACAAAGCCGCGCCTCCTCAGCCTGGCTTGATGTTTGAACAACCAATTAACCCTGGATGGATTTAGGGGAATTTGTCCAGCCTCGCTTTTCCACTTATCCTGGATTGGTTAATTCTACTTTCGAACAACAGGccccaggggcctgtatcacgaagcaggattaatgtcttagcgaggtaacttcagggttaaccctgggttttcggtctcacgaagccggttcagttcttattggggtagatcaccatggtaacttactctgaacggctatcctgctccggagcagggtaagttcagggttgaatctgatcctataaaaagcaccacccactggccaatcatctgttcggaaaaaaaaagactccgctgacagaaatgcagcccagtcatgatgggaggtttaattcatttgattgattttgatttgaaagtttattttgaacattaaagaaaagaaagcaacaacaacagacaatgaaaagactgttcaaaaaggagtggaaagaagtcgaaatttcatcccaccccttcataagaaagaaactgatcatttgcggacactcaatagcaccattaattagtgccatcattttgttttgttggaggaaatgatccctgttaaagataatgggcctaattgacagctttgctgctggaaatgtggaaagtagcctatcatgtctacacttcatggtgtttgagggattttcctttttgttttttaaagagggagactaggtatatttttgcgcagctgttaatttctaacacagctcaatatcaggatgattttattcagactatcaatttggcgttggtatgatttaattgtgacgTCAGCTTTAAgatttattgtagcatatataacgttatgacaaagaagaccaatttatcagacgtaatgatgttagacgataattgtaatacacgcaattcatctgcgcagcattgatttcatgggattcaagggtgtgatcagtgtcagatgtacaggtacaggtactgtagctacttgaaccagaaccagtgatgagtaatttaacctacacttcattttatttgctaccttgttttgtcttgatttttccctctctcctcctctatttcttctttcctgagccgtttttttcttctctattatgtgatttcattgatgttttgacaggggaatttctttgataagcttttagtggcttctaagctctccggcacttttctttttttaatcttgtaaattttatactgtctgtttttaacattatgtgcaaataaacaaatctaaactaaagctaaacattattcatcccgttatgcgttgccacgcatgtttcctcctcctgcagctgccacggtgttggccttttctctaatgttgcttttctcctcctcatattttagtagaattaatctctgatcctcacgagaaatacttttttctccctcacatacggcgctctgtgaggacactcagtgacgctcagtgacgctgcgcttctctcatgattgtgattggtccgctgcgtgcgcgttcacagctcttgataaagcaaccctgggttgagttaccgagttgatatccagcgtcgtgataccgattatcttGATTGCCactgttagggttagtcaacccaggataggtctgggtaacccaggaaaggttgatctcgcttcgtgatacaggcccctgctcCTCTACATGGTGATATGTGGCTGGGTTTgagtttttctgtgtttctctaCGTTTCAGTTGGCACCACCACATTACTGTTATGTATTGATAGTTTCCATAGgccagggttcctacacattttccattttaaaacTCCACACTTTACCAGACTCCTTGGTAGAATTTACAAACCATAATTTACATCTGAGCAAAAATAGCCAGATGTTTATTATGTAAATAAATGGTTTTAAAGTCAAACTCTTAAAATGTAGGTAAAATTCTGACTATGTGTGCAATTATATTGCCAAAAATGATATAAGATATTAGATTATAGGACTGTAGCTCATACAAATCATGTAACACCATTTAGTCCAAATTCCTGAAAGTTAAACAATGTTGTCAAACATCTCTGCCCAAAGAGAAGGAAATctaatgaaaataaacttaaaatgaGTTTAATTTTCATGACCTCGGTGCAGCCTTGTTTGTTCACTGCATCCATGGAAACATACATTTTTGGTTTCCTTACATAGAAAAGATAATATGTTTCTGATAACTACATCACTGCATACGTCATGAATGTTCAGACAAGCTTAATATTTAGCTATATTGTGATACAATGTATTCtaagccagtggttcccaactgttccagccacggggtccagatttctcctcagtcattagttcaaggtccacacagttcagTGTCATTTTGCCATGTCTTTCagctagttttctgtctctgtcaagtagctgtccatcagtcactcactctacagcaggaaacagcacttcaaaataaaagctctgtgctggaaattcactgtacttaaaaataaagtgtttttttttttttttttttttaacagacgAGTCACTTGCGatccattcagagtggacccatgacccacttttggactgcaacccaccagttgggaaccactgttctaagatattgctgcattttctttcCAACTATTTTGGTCTCCGATGTCTGGATGTGGTTCAGTTACAGGGCACTGGGGGCAGAGCTGATTTGCAGGCTGTGACACAAGCATAGAGGTAGCTCTGCATAGGTGCGTGTGCTCAGCTGCATGCCACACTTTTTGGCTTGTTTTTGATGACAGAGGAGAAGAGGCAGTGGTCTGGCAACACACATTTTTCCATACTCTCTTTTTCACACTTATCCAGATCTGGAAATGATTCAAATCAAATTCAATATTCTTTCAGACTGTGTAGTAACCCTGGAAGGCCAGGCTTATACAATTAAgacacacagcactgaaacatttaacaaacatttatttcgaaaaaaaaatcagtgtaaaaaaatcagtatttgTTTAACTGGCTACATTAGTTCTGATGATTTTGATATCATCGACTGGCCGATCTTGAGGGTTCGTCTCTACCATCCCAATGCGGTTCAGCACTCCTATCCCCTGATATACTCTCCCAAAAATACTGTGCTTTCCATCTAACCACTGGGTGGGTCCGAGAGTGAGGAAGAACTGGCTGCCGTTTGTGTCCGGTCCTGCATTGGCCATCGCCAGAATACCAGCACCTACAAGACACACAAATGAAATGagttaaaatattttgacttttcgcTGGTAAAAGTTTATCAGGTGTCACATAAACATTAAATGTTACGAATCAGTAACACCAAAGTTGTTAATTTTAAGCAGACTTCAAATAAAACTCTTAAGGGACAACATTTGTCTAACATTTGATGCACATTGATTTAAATCAATGTATTTGAATATTGAGTTGTATTAAGTACACACAAACCCGAGTAATGACACAATACTAATAGCAATAATAGTAAAGGGTGCTGGAGCCTTTTCTTTATTTGCAAAACTACATTTGTCTCCTTCACATCTACAACCTTGTATTGAACTGGGATTTTCCCACTGTGATTACCTGTGAATTTCAGTTCTGGGTTCAGCTCATCTTCAAACTGTTTACCGAATATGGAGGCGCCACCGCGACCTGTTAGACAAACAAAGATCAATTAAACCACAGATTCACTCCCAAGTAAAGTAAATGAACTATATATCACACTCGTTTTGTCAAAGAGGTCAAGTTTGGATTTGTAATGCGTTTTCAGGGTGACAGGATTACAAATGAAATGTGACtgatggattaaaaaaacaaatgtaggaGCATGAGCTACAGCATGTGGTGTAAGACTTGGTATGATATTTATTATGAAGAACAAAAATGTTACAGGCCACATATTACTAAGCATCCCGCTACACTCCTAAATAAAGTATACATTAACAGATAAGGCCCACAAAATATACGGAGATTTGACTGAGATGCAAGCCACTAGATACACCACATGGCCAAAAAATATGGACACTCGAAAATGAAACACATCTGGAAGCTGGCAGCAGACACTGGGTGTTCTTCAAACCCAAGAAGGCAAAGAATGGAGTCGTGTTCTCAGAGAGGATACTCTTGCTACTGCTCTATGCCCCCAGCACAGGGGCCACCTGCAGTTATCCACAAAAACAAGCCAGGCTTTATCCAGTGATAAAAAGTAACACCTATATTTATTCAAGTAAAGAACTTTAGGGGAtactttgccgattttcaaccaTCTTTGTATCAGGAAAATGTGGgcagtatgtgtaaataaaccATGTTAAACTTGCCTCCATCTGTTACCAGCCCAAACCATATAAAAACATATCAAAAGAACATGAAAGTATGTGGACCCTCATTCATATTGTATGTTAATGTGATGAACCCACCTGTTCCTGTAGGGTCTCCTCCCTGCACCATGAAATCTTTGATCACTCTGTGAAactttgtgttgttgtagtAGCCTCTTCTGGCCAGCTCTGCAAAGTTCTTGCAGGTCTTTGGTGCATGTCTCCAGTACAGCTCCACCACAATCGTCCCCATCCTGCAATGAATGGTCTGCATTAGTGGAGCCAAGCTACAGTATACGTTCCCAGTCCTATGTTTCCCAGCACAATATCCTCATTGAGTAGGCTTTCAGAGATTATTATGTTCTGAGCAATGTTCAAATGTTCGGTGCATGTTTCCCCTAGTCAGTATATTGAAATCACCCACATACAGCTTATATAAACATTCATATCTTAAGCATTTTGAACAGCGAAGCTCTTGCAATATTAGTTTAAATCGGGAGACACGAGCATTTCATTATGTATTCATTAGTAtatcattattatatatatcattattatAACGTCAACCTGGAAACCCCGACCCTTAGCTACCATCACCAAACCGTTGGCGAACCGACATCACGTTACTGAAAGCTAGCTTAGGCCGAGTCAGTTAGCATTCCggttttaataaataaaacttacGTCGTGTCCAGAGCCAGTGTTGGCGGCTGCCATGTGTCCGGAGGTATCCCAGACATTATCACTCTGAACAGTAGCCTTCAGTGATCTATAAACAAACGTGTTTGAATAAAAAGTAAACTATTTATCAGCTAACACATTTATCTCATTCATTTCATGAGGAGTTTCTTCTTGGGTTGTCGCTCGTTTCCTGTACAGTCTTCTTCGTTGGTGTTTAATAGCGGTTAGCACCCAAAAGGTCGCATTACCGCCCTCTAGTGGATTGAAATGAGACTTTAAAAAGTTATCCACCACCTCTCATCCGACTCTTTAATAAGACCAGTTGATAAGTAAAATTAGCCTGATCAATCTGGACTCTGAGAGGACCTGAaagcctctgtctctctcttttttatgACTTATATTCATTGGATTTCAAATTTTCAACAACACCAAACCacctttaaagggaaaaaaaacaccaggcaaaaataaaataaaataggttAGAATTGACTCATACTAATAGATTAAATAGaagcaaaaaaaacataatgataAACCAATAAACTGAGGTAAATCAAAATAACAGTATTAACATGACATATAAGTAAACATGTCAGAATCCAACCATACCACTGTTAAATGTCCACTCGCAGTCCATGAAAAACAAGTGTCAAAATAGTGTCCATGTAATAGTGTCCATCACCACATCCACCTTCCTGCACTCATTGCAATCCCAACAAGAGCTGTACGCACTACCGACAACATGCCAAACATATCAATACATGCGTACCATGTATGTTTTGAGCCTGGTACTTAGCAAAATCAAAATCACTCCCCCTATGCTCAGACAAGTATGTACATTTGTCATCCCACCATAGTACTGCTCTTCTCTTTGTTTTGCCTTTACTTTATATCCTGTAATGCACACTGGACTGGATAATGTCACATCCAGTCACTACCTCCAGTCACATGCTGGTGGAGTATGATTGGGACTAAGCCCAAGACCAAACACAGATTCCTTTATGGTACAGACATCTATCCTTGCTTTAATTCCATCGTTTAAGTACCAAATTTCCTCTGACAAATCTTGTATTACCTGACCATTATCATGTGCTCTCACACCCCCATCATGTGTTAAGCACATTAAAATCCCAACATCATACATCATGATTTACACTCTGTCCTT
Coding sequences within:
- the ppil1 gene encoding peptidyl-prolyl cis-trans isomerase-like 1, whose amino-acid sequence is MSGIPPDTWQPPTLALDTTMGTIVVELYWRHAPKTCKNFAELARRGYYNNTKFHRVIKDFMVQGGDPTGTGRGGASIFGKQFEDELNPELKFTGAGILAMANAGPDTNGSQFFLTLGPTQWLDGKHSIFGRVYQGIGVLNRIGMVETNPQDRPVDDIKIIRTNVAS